In Bombus pascuorum chromosome 13, iyBomPasc1.1, whole genome shotgun sequence, a single genomic region encodes these proteins:
- the LOC132913182 gene encoding uncharacterized protein LOC132913182, translated as MHRYCITTLLLYSVVLCINIDAWSSFKRFRHLWQPNINRVNESLSLKRDPLNSLKGKLQSINFQNSASSQGGREKRLFPLFTLVKFDNNVCVGLSGENGTCIAASECSKRGGVSSGVCANGYGVCCIVTVSCGETTSNNNTYFVNPNYPSTFDGTISCQLTLVKSHPTVCQFRLDFLQFNIRGPETTNHQCIYDQFIVSGGNPVPTICGNNAGNHIYVDTGLGQTNPVTLTFVTSGNSFARSWKVRVSQIRCNTIYRAEEGCLQYFTGISGQIKSFNYDPNTGLQLSNQDYSICIRMERNFCGIQYMACPVDDKDGNT; from the exons atgcATAGATACTGTATCACTACTTTGCTATTATACTCCGTTGTCCTGTGCATAAATATTGACGCGTGGAGTTCTTTTAAAAGGTTTCGACATCTTTGGCAACCAAATATTAATCGCGTCAACGAATCGTTATCGCTTAAACGGGACCCTCTAAACTCTCTAAAGGGTAAATTACagtcgattaattttcaaaatagcgCGTCAAGTCAGGGCGGTAGAGAAAAACGAC TTTTCCCATTATTtacattggtaaaatttgacaATAACGTTTGCGTCGGATTAAGTGGTGAAAATGGTACCTGTATCGCAGCTTCGGAATGCTCGAAACGTGGTGGTGTCTCTAGTGGAGTTTGCGCAAATGGTTACGGAGTTTGCTGCATTG TGACAGTATCTTGCGGCGAGACAACCAGCAACAATAATACTTATTTCGTTAATCCGAATTATCCATCAACGTTTGATGGTACTATATCTTGTCAATTAACGCTCGTTAAGTCGCATCCAACAGTATGTCAATTTAG ATTGGATTTCCTGCAGTTTAATATAAGAGGTCCGGAAACGACTAACCATCAGTGCATCTATGATCAATTTATCGTTTCTGGGGGTAATCCGGTACCTACTATATGTGGAAATAATGCTGGCAATCATA TATACGTCGATACTGGTCTTGGACAAACGAATCCTGTTACGTTGACATTTGTTACAAGCGGAAATTCTTTTGCTCGATCTTGGAAAGTACGAGTCTCTCAAATACGTTGCAATACTATATACAGAGCCGAGGAAGGATGTTTGCAATACTTCACAGGGATATCCGGCCAAATAAAATCGTTCAATTACGATCCCAACACCGGATTACAACTGTCGAATCAAGATTATAGTATTTGCATTCGAATGGAAAGGAATTTTTGTGGTATTCAGTATATGGCATGCCCGGTTGACGATAAAGATGGTAATACGTGA